In Coccidioides posadasii str. Silveira chromosome 4, complete sequence, one genomic interval encodes:
- a CDS encoding uncharacterized protein (EggNog:ENOG410PGP8~COG:S~BUSCO:15625at33183), with protein MNTFTLPDISTLPALRHSDCNQILDTLFEPSKHLHSLTESLLLQQKCISYEALIDLVRARLISLASSKAPDDRTVLLDILGSHPRLGEKASASRSAESEASKGQEERPLSEFSKAEQANLSMAGQHGTAQHLSLLNREYEEKFPGLRYVTFVNGRGRDMIMEEMRRRIERGDIELEIMETIQAMCDIATDRARKLRDPDAAYSMTSRTTDGS; from the exons TTGCAACCAGATCCTCGATACACTCTTCGAGCCTTCCAAACACTTACATTCTCTCACGGAATCACTACTTCTTCAGCAGAAATGCATTTCATACGAAGCCTTGATCGACCTGGTCAGGGCAAGGCTCATCTCTCTCGCTTCCTCCAAAGCGCCTGACGACCGAACTGTACTCCTGGATATTCTAGGCTCGCACCCACGACTTGGGGAGAAAGCATCGGCATCTAGGAGTGCGGAAAGTGAAGCTTCCAAAGGGCAGGAAGAGCGGCCTCTGAGCGAATTTAGCAAGGCAGAACAGGCGAACCTGAGCATGGCGGGGCAACATGGAACGGCTCAGCATCTGAGCCTGTTGAATCGCGAATACGAGGAGAAGTTCCCAGGTTTGAGATATGT CACTTTCGTAAATGGTCGCGGCAGAGACATGATCATGGAGGAAATGCGCCGGCGGATCGAGCGGGGTGATATTGAGCTGGAGATAATGGAAACTATACAG GCCATGTGCGATATTGCGACGGACAGAGCGCGGAAGCTCCGGGACCCGGACGCGGCATATTCGATGACAAGCCGAACCACAGATGGCAGCTAA